In Plectropomus leopardus isolate mb chromosome 17, YSFRI_Pleo_2.0, whole genome shotgun sequence, the DNA window GGGACCAACCCTAATTCTTGCAGCTGCTCCATAGCCGATTCAtcaaaaacaaagtccacacaGGCCAGGATGACAAGTCGGGACAGGGGGTGACTCTGATGGGCAGCCAGAAAGCCGATTAGCACTTCCAACCCACCACTCTCCTTCACCTTGGCCCTGTTGACGGCTTCCTTGCAGCACAAGCACAGCGCCTTGAGGAAGACTCCCGACTTCAGTGGGTCCCTCTTGACCTCCTCTGTGAACTTCTGAATTACCCCAAGTGACCCCACAAGAGGTCGCAGGCAGCCTTGGGAGCACATGTTGGCCAGGGTTTTCAGTGCCAGCTCCTCAAAAGGTTTACCAGATTCCCCCGACACCATGACACCGAGTTGAGCGAGGACTCCAGAACGGGACACCTCCCTGGCGCATTCAACACCACAGCCTCGGGTGAGCTCGTGGAGGGTCCTGAGCGCCGCCCGCCTCAGCCCCTGGGGATACTCAGGAGCAATGAGAGGGGCGAGGGAAGATAACGTCCCTTGGGTGAGCAGCGACAGGCGGTTAGAGGGCGTGTCTGAGAGGTAGAGGAGAGCCCGAGCTGCCGACTGAGCGCACTCCAGTTTAGCACAGGGCTCTTTGGGTGGAGCAGCAGTTGGGGAGGAAGGTCCAgaagaaagagacacacaaaggaggaggagaggaacgccacctgtttaaaaaaaaaaagtgttttttttttaaatatgaggacaaaaaaatacatcttgacaaaaacatgttagaGATCATACACAGAGTGTCTGCAAGcatatttgaatgaaaaaagaTATTTCCTATTAATTTGGGCACATTCATGTTATGAAGAGACAACAACATATCTGGACCTCTTCACATGTATCAGCATATACTCTACATTCCTTCTCTCCACTAACAAGGAATGGTAACAATGTCCTGCcaaatttagtttttagttttgttttttttgttttggaccACCTTTGATGGTTAAGATGTAAAGATGAAGCTTCAATATTAATAGATCTGTTCATTAGTCAGGCAATTATTCTTGCAAGACAATCAATCCCAATCTATTCAACAttataacaaataaaactattttgCTGCTTCTAGTATCATTTCCAGTGCAGTAGCATTCAAGCTGCATCtcattttaaatgctgaaaactgGCAGCTAAAAAGGATGCAGTgagacacattttacatttaagacTTACCAGCAGAGTGGATGAGTGCAGAGCTCTCTGGATCCATGGCCAAGTTTCCCAAAGCCCGGGCTGCTCGGTTCTGGACAGTCTCCAGGGCCATATTTTCCTTCAGGATCTCCACTGAGagagttaatattttttttcaagattacATGCCATTGAttgtaaaatatcaatatttgattGATACCAAACATTTAAAGAAGTCTTCATTTTAAGATCAAATTCAACGTAAGAATGTAAACGACCACTTACCTACAATGTTTATTCCATCAAGCTTGCGAACCTGTAGTggaagacattttaaatgtgagcaGTGAGTTTTAGTGGGTAATTTAATAAACAGAGGGTTCAAAGTTTTCTCTATTGTCTCTTATTATCTCACCTCAATGCGTGTCTCCAGCTCAGTGCAGCAGTTTGCAAGGATGCTCAGAGCCAGGTCCAGGGTTTTCCTGGAGCACTCTGGGTGTTTGAGCAGGTCAAGCAGGGGCCGGAGACCACCTTGAGTTCTGAATCTTGCAATGCCAGCCTTGTCACCCTTGATGTGCTGCGTCCTGATGGCAACCAGGGCTCGCCACTGAGAGATCCTGGACCTCTTGTCACCTTCTCTCGCACCGCCTGAGTCATGTTCACCCCCTGATCCAGCTTTGGAGAGGTGAGCCAAGCACCAGGTCAGTGATTGATCTGGTGATGATGGGTGACCTTCTCTGGAAGGTGCTCGAGATTGTTTCCAGTCTCCTTGCACGGGTGATGCAGCCATGGTTCCTCTGCCTGGCAGACTCCAATATCAGTTGTCTTAATTTTACTTCCTCTCAGTTTAGACAAATAGCATGCACACAGTGCCTCACTGGACGCTTCCAGCGAAATATTGAGAAATTAAATAACATGTCCTTTCATTTTAAGTTCTTGTCTTGTTTACTCAGCCGATGAATTTTTGCTGTTAGTATGTACGTTTATATTTGTGCAAAGTTTCCACAAGAACAACAGTCCAGTCAGAGCAGAAAACTACAGATaccataaaaaaggaaaagttgtaCCACCTGACGCCGCACTCGCCGATGGGAGTTGGAGTTCCTTCTGCTTCGGTCCACTCCCTAAAAAACAGGCCTACATCGTGAGAAGGCCGAACAAGCGTTATACTACGCAATGGACGTGTATTATCTcaatgcaacacatttttaaacatcaaatgaCGGATTAAAGCTCTATTTGATCAATGTTTTGTCACCACTGGCCGAataatttttgtaaaacaaaatgcaatcgCCTGTGTTAGCCGCTAACGCCATCTTTagccaaacaacaaaacaggggCGGTCGAGGGAGGGAGCAGAGAGTGAAGAGGTGGGACGGTTAGATATACACTGGGACTTGTAGTTCGAATTTCACTGTCTTTGAAATCCCCTTTTGCCATTCCTCCCTGAAAAAACTACATTCCCCGTGACAATGATAAAGATGGGCTTGAATTGAAGACTTCGCAGCGTTTAGGGATTGTAGTTCAGATGGTACACCAACCAACTTAAAAGCCGTTTTGCATCAACTAAAAAGGACTACACGCCCCAAAATGCTGAGTGACGTTGTTATAATCATCGTTTTGCTCGATGTGAGAAAACGCATCGGTGCCTCTGAGATGTTGTTAAATTCCACGATATAAACACATAGTTATTAAAAAGAACAGCTTTGACCgttattgtaaatgttttggcATTATGGAGGTCATCGAGACAATTGTGATACAAAGTACTGAAGTGGAAGGAAAAGAGACGGTCGTGTCCAGTGTGGACACCGATAAAACCAAAGCAGGTCAGTACACGCATCCTAAAGTTTAACAGGTTTCATCCAGTCATCGCAAGAAGCGAGGAGGGCCTGATGAGTGCGCAGTCTCTGATTATAGTCATAAACGGTGACTCAAATAATGTCACTTTCATCAACGAGAATTAATGTCAGCTGCATTATAGAGATTTATACGTCCTGAAGTAGGTGTTTTAATCAGACAAACtgtgtcaaataaaattaatagatattttaaaagaaacaggCGAGGAGTTAAATGCAAGGTCATATCATTTATCAACCAATGACACGGcccactttttttcctcactagAATTTATATGGACACTGCAGGCTACATGGCACCTCGTCAACACCAGACTTGAAATGGACCAGGCTTTTGACCAGCcagtatgcaaaaaaaagaaactgtggGAGATGGTGGCAGAGAAAGTGAACGACAAACTTAGGGAGTCAGAGGTCACTGATGTCACTGTGAAAGCATACGAGTGTGACCTCAAGTGGAGAAACATGCTGGCCACGTACAGGAAGAACGCAGAGAGGGCCAAGAGGCTCGGGGTGGCCAGTGTCCACTGGGAGTTCTTCAAGGCCATGCACGAGGTCCTGGGTAAGAGCAGGGAGGAGATCGAAGCCCAGCGAAGGGCTAAGCTCAGTGGGACAAGAGTGGGCAAGGCCATAGCCAGCAAGAGGTTCACCCCAATCCTCCCTACACCTCCTGTGACAGCTACACCCTGCACCGCCCGGCCTCCACAGGATGTCCTGCAGCTGTACatggagctgcaggagagaaagaTGAACATGTGGGCCCAGCAGAAAGCcctggaggagaggaagataGAAGCTATTAACAACCTGGCCCAGGCCATCTCCAGCCTGGCTCAGAAGAACAGCACACAGACGACAAAGGAGGGACATTAGGCCATAAGAGACGTGAACTTCCATGTGTGTCATTTGATCTTACCAAAAATCTGAATGATAGTGCAcgagaaaaactgttttgagtctctttgttataaacatttttagatttgtCTTGTTGGAACATTTTTACTGTTGCTGACTTTTATGAAAAGTTCGGCCAGTCTGAAATCTGTAGAgtttgaaacagcaaatatagCAGTTTcgaaacaaacacacatctcaTACCCCAACCAGCTTTTGTTAAAACTGCGAGCAGAGTACGTGCCTCCTCAAAGTTGTCCTTTTCTCTTGATACCCCAATGATCACGCTTCACTATCACTATAGCAAAAGAGAAGAGTGAATTACAGTTGGCTGATGTTtgagagtaaaaaacaaaaatgagtcTCATATAACATTAATACAATCAGCCTAACATCACTGTACTAGTTATTGATATCAAACATCAACAACCTATGCAAGCGTAgagcatgttatttttttatgcgAGTTACATTAGTGAACAGACATGCaatgattattatcattgtcAAAGAGAAGTCAGACTAATACTTCAAACCTAATCCAGTAACAGtattcacaaacacacgcacgctATTAATGTATtaacaataaacacattatCAGGCAGTATGAACAGCTTTACTATGTACAGTCAGGGTATTTTGTgtgattgcatttttatttttatttgtaaaatgtaaaacaagatGAACTGTTCTGGAAAAATGCAAACTCTTTGTTCAGTATCATCATCTGTCATCTCTATTTAGCTAAACCACAGTCATAACTATGGATTACCAAGATTTACTGTCAAAAACTGTTGGTTCACACAAAGTTCATGTTTTAAAACCGAACATATCCCTGTTTTCTAATGTTTGTAGTGAGATTATTAGCGCAGACAGTCTCTGACAGCAAgtattctgtaaaaataaacctttATATAAGAACACTGTTCATGTGCATCTATGAACGAAAGTTTCCCAAAAGTCACTATTACGTCATGTGCTACCAGAGATAAcgtttttaaacaataaatctgAGATAGCATCACGTCTCTGTAAACCCTCATCATCTACCTCCCCCTCTTGGGTTATGTCTTCCTCTTTCTCAACATGTCCTTGAACCACTTGTCCCAAGTCCAAAAACACATTGTGCAACACACAGGCAGTCAGCACGACAGCTCTGGCGCGATCATAGTTTCCAATATCGAGGTACCTAAGCCTTTGAAATCTGGCTCTCAGGTTGGCAACAGCCTGATCCAGAATATGAAAATGCTCCTCCAACGTCTTGTTGAAGAGCTCCTCTCTTGGTCCGTGACTTTCTGAGTATGGAATTAAAATATGTGCAGTGAGCGGGTAGCCGGATCTGGCAACAAGGCAGGCGTCAGAGGGCAACAGCTCCAGATGCTGTTTAAGTTTGTCCCTCAGAGCAACGCCTCTGTCCACGTCTGATCCTTTACTGATTCTGCAGTCTAGGAAACGGCCCTTGCGGTCGCATATGAGCTGCAGGTTTAGCCAGGAGTCGGGATGGGCCTCCTTCTTCATCCTCTTAACCTCAGGCACTGTGCTCTCCACATCGTGTTT includes these proteins:
- the si:dkey-66i24.7 gene encoding uncharacterized protein si:dkey-66i24.7, which encodes MEVIETIVIQSTEVEGKETVVSSVDTDKTKAEFIWTLQATWHLVNTRLEMDQAFDQPVCKKKKLWEMVAEKVNDKLRESEVTDVTVKAYECDLKWRNMLATYRKNAERAKRLGVASVHWEFFKAMHEVLGKSREEIEAQRRAKLSGTRVGKAIASKRFTPILPTPPVTATPCTARPPQDVLQLYMELQERKMNMWAQQKALEERKIEAINNLAQAISSLAQKNSTQTTKEGH